GTTAATATAACCGTAAAAACTGACTTTAACCATGCCTCTAAAAAAGACGAGCTGGAAGGGACAGTTGATTACGAACGCCTATATGCTATAGTAAAGGATGAAATGGAGCAACCTTCCAAGCTCCTTGAGCACGTGGTAAACAGGATGATAAACAGGGTGCTGGATGAAATTCCGGCGGTAAAAAAAGTAAAGATAAGCCTCTCAAAATTTGACCCGCCCATTGGAGGACTGTGCAGAGCTGCCACAATAACGGTAAAAAAGAAAAGG
This region of Fulvivirga ulvae genomic DNA includes:
- the folB gene encoding dihydroneopterin aldolase — translated: MGKISLEGLLFKAYHGYYDEERQKGNKFEVNITVKTDFNHASKKDELEGTVDYERLYAIVKDEMEQPSKLLEHVVNRMINRVLDEIPAVKKVKISLSKFDPPIGGLCRAATITVKKKR